In the genome of Bradyrhizobium arachidis, one region contains:
- a CDS encoding phage tail protein — protein sequence MSSTPYDRQTSFALQSAENPKDQIPGNIFDAEFNAVKLAMDDTQQNLSLIQDDDGALKRGSVGRAQFDSSVTIGFAAPSQWASGVLYTADVNTVFYNSIFYIANTTHTSGVGFEADKWDEIADFTAAAAISDGSITSSKLADGAVAGNKLADGVVANSKLATGAVSTNKVADQAITNPKIADAAVSFTKLAPDANQVIPAGALMPYAGGAAPTGWLLCNGQSLLRTDYPSLFVAIGSTYGAADGTHFTLPDMRGRIPAGVDGGANRLTSSFFGATAALGATGGYESHTLTTAQLASHSHANTLNDLGHVHSGALNTGAFFGSPGGATNVAGNATTNTGSSTTGITITNASAGGGGAHNNVQPTIVLNYIIKAH from the coding sequence ATGTCATCAACGCCATACGACCGTCAAACGTCCTTTGCGCTTCAGAGCGCCGAGAATCCCAAAGATCAGATTCCTGGAAATATCTTCGACGCGGAGTTCAACGCCGTCAAGCTGGCGATGGACGACACCCAACAGAACCTGTCCTTGATCCAGGACGACGATGGTGCGCTGAAGCGTGGCTCGGTTGGTCGTGCTCAGTTCGACAGCAGCGTAACCATCGGTTTCGCCGCGCCGTCGCAGTGGGCGAGCGGCGTCCTCTACACGGCCGACGTCAACACCGTTTTTTACAACTCGATCTTCTACATCGCCAACACCACCCACACGTCCGGCGTAGGCTTTGAAGCGGACAAATGGGACGAGATCGCCGATTTCACCGCGGCCGCTGCCATCTCCGACGGCTCTATAACGTCCTCCAAGCTGGCCGACGGCGCCGTCGCGGGAAACAAGTTGGCCGACGGCGTTGTGGCCAACTCGAAGTTGGCGACCGGCGCTGTATCGACAAACAAGGTCGCCGATCAAGCCATCACGAATCCTAAGATCGCTGACGCTGCCGTGAGCTTCACCAAACTGGCCCCCGACGCCAACCAAGTCATCCCAGCCGGCGCGCTGATGCCGTACGCTGGCGGTGCGGCGCCCACAGGCTGGTTGTTGTGCAATGGCCAATCGCTGCTTCGTACGGATTATCCGTCGCTTTTCGTCGCGATCGGCTCGACTTACGGCGCTGCTGACGGTACTCACTTCACTCTTCCAGACATGCGCGGCCGCATTCCGGCAGGCGTCGATGGGGGCGCAAACCGTCTAACGTCCAGCTTCTTCGGGGCCACAGCGGCCCTCGGCGCGACTGGCGGTTATGAGAGCCACACCCTGACGACGGCGCAACTGGCCTCGCATTCGCACGCGAATACGTTGAACGACCTCGGCCACGTTCACAGCGGGGCCTTGAACACAGGCGCTTTCTTTGGCTCTCCGGGCGGCGCCACTAATGTTGCAGGCAACGCAACGACCAACACGGGGTCTTCCACCACAGGCATCACGATCACCAACGCATCCGCGGGAGGCGGCGGCGCGCACAACAACGTTCAGCCGACGATTGTTCTGAACTACATCATCAAGGCCCACTGA
- a CDS encoding DUF1192 family protein: protein MPSIAAYDLTDQQRTLVRLIVNEGRRPEEAAELAGYHPKSVYKTMRLPAVAAAISESIQLDLAVVGAPLAYRVAKSLLQDASVSARVRADLSIKVLDRAGHIAPTRKDTTFHQKSLSEMSRDELAAFIANNQAEIDKIEAELASRAKDVSYLG from the coding sequence ATGCCTTCCATCGCGGCTTACGATCTCACGGACCAGCAGCGAACATTGGTGCGCCTTATCGTTAACGAGGGGAGACGGCCGGAGGAGGCCGCGGAGCTCGCTGGCTATCACCCGAAGTCCGTCTACAAGACAATGAGGCTGCCCGCGGTTGCCGCTGCGATCTCTGAGTCAATCCAACTCGATCTTGCAGTGGTCGGCGCGCCCTTGGCGTATCGAGTCGCGAAGTCGCTGCTCCAGGACGCCAGCGTTAGTGCCCGCGTCCGAGCTGATCTCTCGATCAAAGTGTTGGATCGGGCAGGGCACATCGCGCCGACCCGCAAGGACACTACTTTCCACCAAAAATCGCTTTCAGAAATGTCTCGTGACGAGCTTGCCGCCTTCATTGCGAACAATCAGGCCGAGATCGACAAGATCGAGGCCGAGCTGGCGTCCCGCGCGAAGGACGTGTCCTACCTCGGTTGA